The Wolbachia endosymbiont (group B) of Gerris lacustris genomic interval AAATAGAAGCATGGGGAGGTGGTGAAGCTGGTCATATAATTGGTAAAGCTCAGTCTACTGTAAGCAAGCAAGGAAGGCCAGGTGATTACATTAAAGCTAAACTAAAAATCAACCCCGATTATCCCTACATTAAAGTAAAAGTAACAGAAGGTGGTGGTGGGCAAGAAGATTATAAATCTAACAAAGATGGGGGACCAACTTTAATAAAAATGTGCAGAGACCCTTCAGAAACAATTTGTAAAGATTTAATTACTGTTGCAGGTGGTGGTACATACAGAACCTATGGAAAAATAGATCATAAAGAGACAATAATTCATGAAGAAAGTTTAAAATTAGAAGAAGAAGTTGTAAAAGGAGATGAGTTAAACTCTAGAGAGGATAATAAAATAGCATACATAAGGAATGGTGAGATTAGATATGAAAATGTAAAAAAATGTAGTAAAAGCTATGCTAATAAAATATATGGTGCTGGCGGTTGTATCAACAAAAGTAAAGGGACTTATGGTAAAGGCGCTCTTGGTCACGTGAAGATTAAACCTATGTTTGAAGAAATTAATAAAGAAAGAGTGAAGAAAATAGATGATGCTATTGAAAAAATGATACAAAATCCAGATGATATCACAGGTATTGATGATTCCTTAATAAATAAACTTGATCAAAAGATTATTGATACAATAAAAGAAGAAATTAGAAAAGAATTGTTAGGTCTATAGTCAAAAAACCCTGATGGTTGCAAATGGGGTAAAGTTGAATTTACATCACTGAGACAGATGCATGTGAAACCAGTGTTTCTTTTTTTGTATCTCAGTTCTCATAATGTCATCCCAGTGCATAATGCACAGATGTACAGAACATTGAAGATGTCATTCAAGTAGCTGACACTGGAATTCATGTAAATTTAAGGGAACGTTCAAAAAAGTGTGTCAAACCGAAAAAAAAGTAATAAATTGATATAAAAAATGGAGGTTTGATATGAGTCAAGCAAATAGAACTACTGGTTTGGTAGATTATAAAGAATTAGAAACAAATATCCTGTCATCTATACGAGAAGGAAGACCATTGACAGGAAGAGATGGAGCATTAACACCGTTTATAAAAAGGTTGCTAGAGGCAAGTCTGGAAGGTGAAATAGAAAGCTACATGTCAGCTGAAAGTGAAGAAAATAACCGAAGAAATGGGAGAAACGCAAAAACTTTACGCACGAGTGCAGGCTCATTTGAGCTGCTAACACCAAGAGATAGGGAGGGAAGCTTTGAACCACAAATAGTCAAAAAAAGGCAAACAAGCCTACATCCAGAACTTGAAGCAAAGGTCTTAAGCACATATACCAGTGGCATGGGATACAGAGATATAGCTTCACATGTTGAGGAAATATATGACCACAAAATATCAGCAGCAGAGATATCTAGTATTACCGATAAACTGCTACCAGTAATCAATGAATGGCGCAGCCGCCCACTGCAATCAGTGTATCCAATAGTATTTATGGATGGCATGTTTTTTAAGGTCAAGGAGGACGGACATTGCATAAGTAAATGTATGTATAATATATTGGGCATAAATCAAAATGGCAGAAAAGAAGTATTAGGTTTTTATTTGGCTGAAAGTGAAGGAGCTAACTTCTGGTTGGGAGTACTAAATGACCTCAAAGAAAGAGGAGTAGAAGATATTCTAATACCAACTCTCATTATTAATGAACCAAATAAGAAGCATTGCAGAGTTGTTTAACCGTGGAAGGGGAAAGAGAGGTAATAAATTTACACAAAGCGCTCTCAAGCAGAACAATTGTATCGTAGATTTTATTGCGCAAAATGTTCTGTTTTATATATAACCAAAACCTCTCAACAGGATTGAGGTCAGGTGAGTATGGTGGTAGGTATATAATTTCGATATTTTTAGGTATCTTTAAACTTTTTGACTTATGCCAACTAGCGCAATCCATCACGAGAAAAGCCTTTCGTATTCCTAAATATTGCGACATCTGTTCAAGGAATATATTTATACAAGCAGTGTTGACGTTTGGTGCAAATAAGCTAAAATTCTCTCCATTTCTGGGATTAACTGCACTATAGAGATAAAAATTTTCCCTACCTAATTTTACCTTAACCTGTGTCCTACTGCCTTTTTTAAACCACCCATGTCCAACTTTTGAATGTGTACCAAACCGTGATTCATCGAAGAAAAATAGCTCTTTTTCAGAATGCATGACAATAGTTTCATTGAGGTTTTTTTTTAAACTCCTCTTGCTTATTTTTATCCTGTCCACTATGAACTGGTCTTGGTGTGATATATGAGAATTTCATTCTTTGCATATTACGATGTATTGTGGATTTGCTGATATTCAAACCAAATCTTTCTTGGATTCTTATTCTCATTTCTCTAATAGTAATATTGGGGTTTTCCTCTATCCACACCTCAATTTGTTCAAGTTGACTTTGGTTCAATATAGTTTTTCTACGGCGTTGAGGTGGAGAAAATAATTTTTCTTCTCTTCCAAATTTTATGTGCTTTATCCATGTAGTAATTGCCTTTCTCGAAATGCAACATATTTTTGCTACAGCTGTTATACTGTGCTTTTTTGCTGCAATTACAGCATTTAGTTTTTTTGCAACATACGCATTATTTCTTACTTTCTTCAGCATCTCTTTTGCTGATTCCACCACTTTTTCATCCAATAATTTTGATCTTAATGCCATCTAAACCTCGCTATTTTACTTACTCCAGTATGGCTTTTTTTCCATTATTGTCTATTCGTTGCTTGTATAGCGGGAATTGGTATTAGGTTTTTATTTGGCTGAAAGTGAAGGAGCTAACTTCTGGTTGGGAGTACTAAATGACCTCAAAGAAAGAGGAGTAGAAGATATTCTAATTGCCTGTATTGATGGGCTAAAAAGCTTTCCTACCGCTATAAATAGTGTATTTCCTAAAGCAGAAGTACAGCTATGCATAGTGCATCAGATAAGGAATTCACTGAAGTATGTATCTAGCAAAGATGTAAAAGTTTTCATAAATGATTTGAAAAAAATATATCGTGCTTCAAGTAAAGAGATTGCTGAGAATTATTTGCTTGAGCTGGAAGAAAAATGGAGTGAAAAATATCCCTTGGTTACAAAATCATGGCAAAACAATTGGGAAAATTTGTCTGGTTATTTTAAGTATTCTGGACCAGTTAGGAAGCTGATTTACACCACCAATCCAATTGAGGGATTGCATAGACAAATTAGGAAATTTACTAAAACTAAGGGCTCATTTACTAATACAAATGCCTTGTACAAACAGGTATATTGTGCTATAAAAAAGGTAGAGCAAAAGTGGACTACAGCTTTGCCTAATTGGTCATTAACTATGTCTCAGCTTGACATTTTCTTTCCCAACAGACTGAAAATTGAGTTGAACTAAAAATGCGGCTTGACACAGTTTATTTAACACTCCCAAAAGGAACTTGTGGTAGACTCAAAAATGGTCATTTTAGTAATGATAAAGAGAACTGGATTTATGTTTCAGTGCCAAAAATAATCAGTGATAATTTATTTGATTCAGTGCAAGTACAGCTAACTGAAAATAGACAAAGAGCAAGAGTACGGGAAAGAAAAGAAACGTTTTTGTTGCGGAGTTTAACAGTATGTCAGCGCTGCCAATATACTTATTGTGGTGCATATAGTAGAAATCAACGTTATTCTTACTACCGTTGTTCTGGCTCCAGGTTTAATGGCAACAGAGTATGTGACAATAAATCAATACGTACTGATGTACTCGATACAGTTATATGGGAAGAAGTTAAGAGTATATTAAAAGAGCCAGATAGGATTGCAAATGAATATCAACGTAGATTGTCAGAGAACAAAAAACCTCTACATAATCAAACACGTGAAAAGCAAGAAAATAAGTTAAGATTAAGTATCAAAAAATTTATTGATAGCTATGCCAAAGGGTTTATAAGCCAAGAAGAATTTGAGCCAAGAATTACAACAATGAAACAGCATTTGAAAGAAATTGAGGAGGAAAGAGAAAAAGTACTTGATCAAAGGAAATTACAACAAGAATTGAGCCTTGTTACAGATAGCTTAAAAAACTTTTCCTCAAGTGTTGAATCAAAGCTTGATCAAGTAGATTGGCAGACTAAGCAAAATATTATTAGAATGTTAGTTCATCAAATTGAAATCAACCATAACCACTTGTATATAGTATTTCGAATAAAAAGTCTTGCAAATTTTGATCAAAATAGCCATAATAGAATTATGCAATGTTGTACTAGCAGTCTAGGCACTGGGATGACAAGAAAAGAGTTGACTTGAATGACACCGAATAGGCACTGGGACAGAGGCTACTTGAATAATATTTCACCATGTCATTCCAGCACTTGATGCTGGAATCCAGAAGTTTTTTGAGCACAAAAGTCATGCTAAGTTTTTGTTGTTAAGAAAGGCTGGATAGCTACTTGAATGACAAGAGGAGAACTACTGGGATGACAAGGGGAGAGCTACTAAATGACATCTTCAATTTCTATGTGTCAAGCACTGAAGAGGTTTCTCCTATTTTCTCTTGATGAATAAATCTAAGTAGAGTATAGTAAAAATGCATTTATGTAGCGATTAATGAGCAACTTAGTTTTAGTCTATATAACTTTTTCAAACTTGAAAGAGGCTCAGGCTATTTCTGAAGAATTGTTAAACGAGAAGTTAATTGTGTGTGTAAATATATTTTCTGAAGTAGATTCTCTGTATTTATGGGAAGGTAAAATTAATAGTAATTGTGAAGTAGTGGCAATTATGAAAAGCAGGAATGATCAGGCTGATAAGATTGTAGAAAAAATCGAGGCAATGCATTCTTATGATCAACCAACCGTTGTGATAATACCCATAGGAAAAGCGAATAAATCTTTTACTAATTGGGTTAATAATGTTATTGATATAAACAATATTGGGGTGTAGCCAAGCGGTAAGGCAGCGGTTTTTGATACCGCCACGCGAAGGTTCGAATCCTTCCACCCCAGCTTTATTAAAGTGTGCGTAAAATGATATCACTTTTTTATAAATTAAGGTTATTTAATTACGTACTGGGCAGTTTGAAAGATATAGTTGTTAAGCTATTTCTTTTCACTCTGTATCTTTATACATCGAGCATTATGCTCATGTTTCTCACCAATGGCTTTTGGTATACTGTAGAATTTAGCTCTTTCAAAAATGCATTTTACCATTTGTATCAATATTTAAAATGGTATTATGAAAATAGAGATGATTTGGGTTATGGAGTTTCTATTAGAATATTAGTAGCGTTTCTTACTCCGCATTTTCTCTACAAATTATTTTCTGGCACAGGCTGGAAGTCTTTTTTCAAGGAGAAGATAGTTCAGATACTCAGCACAAGAAGAAAAATGAGTAATAAACCAAATGGCAGTAGTTATGGTTATAGTAATAAGAACAGTTACGGTAACAATAATCTTCAAGAGGCAGAACGGAAAGTGAATATGATAAAGCAGCTATTAATTCAAGATATAGATGAAGCTATAGAAAAAAGATTAAATGATATTTTTCTTGGTGAGAGGGGTAGACCTCATTAAAAGGGCTTTATCTTTTTTAAAATTGGCTGTATTTTGTTTTTTACGTATAACGGATCGCAATCAGCCAGTATACATGTTTCAACAAAATCTTGACTGAAGTCTGATAGCCAGGAAATTGCTTTACGTTTC includes:
- a CDS encoding zinc ribbon domain-containing protein is translated as MRLDTVYLTLPKGTCGRLKNGHFSNDKENWIYVSVPKIISDNLFDSVQVQLTENRQRARVRERKETFLLRSLTVCQRCQYTYCGAYSRNQRYSYYRCSGSRFNGNRVCDNKSIRTDVLDTVIWEEVKSILKEPDRIANEYQRRLSENKKPLHNQTREKQENKLRLSIKKFIDSYAKGFISQEEFEPRITTMKQHLKEIEEEREKVLDQRKLQQELSLVTDSLKNFSSSVESKLDQVDWQTKQNIIRMLVHQIEINHNHLYIVFRIKSLANFDQNSHNRIMQCCTSSLGTGMTRKELT
- a CDS encoding IS630 family transposase (programmed frameshift), coding for MALRSKLLDEKVVESAKEMLKKVRNNAYVAKKLNAVIAAKKHSITAVAKICCISRKAITTWIKHIKFGREEKLFSPPQRRRKTILNQSQLEQIEVWIEENPNITIREMRIRIQERFGLNISKSTIHRNMQRMKFSYITPRPVHSGQDKNKQEEFKKNLNETIVMHSEKELFFFDESRFGTHSKVGHGWFKKGSRTQVKVKLGRENFYLYSAVNPRNGENFSLFAPNVNTACINIFLEQMSQYLGIRKAFLVMDCASWHKSKSLKIPKNIEIIYLPPYSPDLNPVERFWLYIKQNILRNKIYDTIVLLESALCKFITSLSPSTVKQLCNASYLVH
- the cutA gene encoding divalent-cation tolerance protein CutA, with protein sequence MSNLVLVYITFSNLKEAQAISEELLNEKLIVCVNIFSEVDSLYLWEGKINSNCEVVAIMKSRNDQADKIVEKIEAMHSYDQPTVVIIPIGKANKSFTNWVNNVIDINNIGV